A window from Macaca fascicularis isolate 582-1 chromosome 20, T2T-MFA8v1.1 encodes these proteins:
- the CIITA gene encoding MHC class II transactivator isoform X22 — protein MNNFQAILTQVRILLSSHQPSQVQALLDSLLKEELLSREYHCTLLHEPDSEALARKISLTLLEKGDLDLALLGWAQSGLQSPAAERGPGHSDHDGSSQCATMELGPLEGSYLELLNSDADPLCLYHIYDQMDLAGEEEIELYSEPDTDTINCDQFSRLLCDMEGDEETREAYANIAELDQYVFQDSQLEGLSKDIFIEHIGPDEVIGDSMEMPAEVGQKSQKRPFPEELPADLKHWKPAEPPAVVTGSFLVGPVSNSSTLPCLPLPTLFNQEPASGRMRLEETNQMPMPSSSSSLSCLNLPEGPIQFVPTVSTVPQGLWQISGTGTGVSSIFIYHGEVPQASQVPPPSGLTVHGLPTSPDRPGSTSPFAPSATDLPSMPEPALISRANVTEHKTSPTQCQAAGEVSNKLPKWPESVEQFYRSLQDTYRAEPTGPDGILMEVDLVQARLERSSSKSLERELATPDWAERQLAQGGLAEGLLAAKEHRRPRETQVIAMLGKAGQGKSYWAGAVSRAWACGRLPQYDFVFSVPCHCLNRPGDVYRLQDLLFSLGPRPLVAADEVFSHIVKRPDRILLILDAFEELEAQDGFLHSTCGPALAEPCSLRGLLAGLFQKKLLRGCTLLLTARPRGRLVQSLSKADALFELSGFSMEQAQAYVMRYFECSGMTEHQDRALALLRDRPFLLSHSHSPTLCQAVCQLSEALLELGEDAELPSTLTGLYVGLLGRAALNGPPGALAELAKLAWELGRRHQSTLQENQFPSADVRTWAMAKGLVQHPPGATESELAFPSFLLQCFLGALWLALSGEIKDKELPQYLALTPRKKRPYDNWLEGVPRFLTGLIFQPRARCLGALVGPSATAFADRKQKVLARYLKRLQPGTLRARQLLELLHCAHEAEEAGIWQHVVQELPARLSFLGTRLTPPDAHVLGKALEAAGQDFALDLRNTGIDPSGLGSLVGLSCVTHFRAALSDTVALWESLRQHGETELLQAAEEKFTIEPFKAKSLKDVEDLGKLVQTQRTRSSSEDTAGELPAVRDLKKLEFAERVSPCCPDWSRTPGVKQSSHLSLPKC, from the exons GCAGCTCACAGTGTGCCACCATGGAGTTGGGGCCCCTAGAAGGCAGCTACCTGGAGCTTCTCAACAGCGATGCTGACCCCCTGTGCCTCTACCACATCTATGACCAGATGGACCTGGCTGGAGAAGAAGAGATTGAGCTCTACTCAG AACCCGACACGGACACCATCAACTGTGACCAGTTCAGCAGGCTGTTGTGTGACATGGAAGGCGATGAAGAGACCAGGGAGGCTTATGCCAATATCG CGGAACTGGACCAGTATGTGTTCCAGGACTCCCAGCTGGAGGGCCTGAGCAAAGACATTTTCA TAGAGCACATAGGACCAGATGAAGTGATCGGTGACAGTATGGAGATGCCAGCAGAAGTTGGGCAGAAAAGTCAGAAAAGAC CCTTCCCAGAGGAGCTTCCGGCAGACCTGAAGCACTGGAAGCCAG CTGAGCCCCCCGCTGTGGTGACTGGCAGTTTCTTGGTGGGACCAGTGAGCAACtcctccaccctgccctgcctgccaCTGCCTACTCTGTTCAACCAGGAGCCAGCCTCCGGCCGGATGCGCCTAGAGGAAACCAATCAGATGCCCA TGCCTTCCTCCAGTTCCTCGTTGAGCTGCCTGAATCTCCCTGAGGGACCCATCCAGTTTGTCCCCACCGTCTCCACTGTGCCCCAGGGGCTCTGGCAAATCTCTGGGACTGGAACAGGGGTCTCCAGTATATTCATCTACCACG GTGAGGTGCCCCAGGCCAGCCAAGTACCCCCTCCCAGTGGACTCACTGTCCATGGCCTCCCGACATCTCCAGACCGACCAGGCTCCACCAGCCCCTTCGCTCCATCAGCCACTGACCTGCCCAGCATGCCTGAACCTGCCCTGATCTCCCGAGCAAACGTGACAG AGCACAAGACGTCCCCCACCCAATGCCAGGCAGCTGGAGAGGTCTCCAACAAGCTTCCAAAATGGCCTG AGTCGGTGGAGCAGTTCTACCGCTCACTGCAGGACACGTATCGGGCCGAGCCCACAGGCCCCGATGGCATCCTGATGGAGGTGGATCTGGTGCaggccaggctggagagaagcagcagcaagagCCTGGAGCGGGAACTGGCCACCCCAGACTGGGCAGAACGGCAGCTGGCCCAAGGAGGCCTGGCTGAGGGTCTGCTGGCTGCCAAGGAGCACCGGAGGCCACGTGAGACACAAGTGATTGCTATGCTGGGCAAAGCTGGTCAGGGCAAGAGCTATTGGGCTGGGGCAGTGAGCCGGGCCTGGGCTTGTGGCCGGCTTCCCCAATACGACTTTGTCTTCTCTGTCCCCTGCCACTGCTTGAACCGCCCGGGGGATGTCTACCGCCTGCAGGACCTGCTCTTCTCCCTGGGCCCACGGCCACTCGTGGCAGCCGATGAAGTTTTCAGCCACATCGTAAAGAGACCTGACCGCATTCTGCTCATCCTAGACGCCTTTGAGGAGCTGGAAGCGCAAGACGGCTTCCTGCACAGCACATGCGGCCCGGCACTGGCCGAGCCCTGCTCCCTCCGGGGACTGCTAGCTGGCCTTTTCCAGAAGAAGCTGCTCCGAGGTTGCACCCTCCTCCTCACAGCCCGGCCCCGGGGTCGCCTGGTCCAGAGCCTGAGCAAGGCCGACGCCCTGTTTGAGCTGTCTGGGTTCTCCATGGAGCAGGCCCAGGCCTATGTGATGCGCTACTTTGAGTGCTCAGGGATGACCGAGCACCAAGACAGAGCCCTGGCGCTCCTCCGGGACCGGCCATTTCTTCTCAGTCACAGCCATAGCCCCactttgtgccaggcagtgtgcCAGCTCTCAGAGGCCCTACTGGAGCTTGGGGAGGACGCCGAGCTGCCCTCCACACTCACGGGACTCTATGTCGGCCTGCTGGGCCGTGCAGCCCTCAATGGCCCCCCGGGGGCCCTGGCAGAGCTGGCCAAGTTGGCCTGGGAGCTGGGCCGCAGACACCAAAGTACCCTACAGGAGAACCAGTTCCCATCTGCAGACGTGAGGACCTGGGCGATGGCCAAAGGCTTAGTGCAACACCCCCCAGGGGCCACAGAGTCCGAGCTGGCCTTCCCCAGCTTCCTCCTGCAATGCTTCCTGGGGGCCCTGTGGCTGGCTCTGAGTGGTGAAATCAAGGACAAGGAGCTCCCGCAGTATCTAGCATTGACCCCAAGGAAGAAGAGGCCCTATGACAACTGGCTGGAGGGCGTGCCACGCTTTCTGACTGGGCTGATCTTCCAGCCTCGCGCCCGCTGCCTGGGAGCCCTAGTCGGGCCATCGGCGACTGCCTTCGCGGACAGGAAGCAGAAGGTGCTAGCAAGGTACTTGAAGCGGCTGCAGCCGGGCACACTGCGGGCGCGGCAGCTGCTGGAGCTGCTGCACTGTGCCCACGAGGCTGAGGAGGCTGGAATTTGGCAGCACGTGGTGCAGGAGCTCCCTGCCCGCCTCTCTTTTCTGGGCACCCGTCTTACACCTCCCGATGCACATGTATTGGGCAAGGCCTTGGAGGCTGCAGGCCAAGACTTCGCCCTGGACCTCCGCAACACTGGCATTGACCCCTCTGGATTGGGGAGCCTCGTGGGACTCAGCTGTGTCACCCATTTCAG GGCTGCCTTGAGCGACACGGTGGCGCTGTGGGAGTCCCTGCGGCAGCATGGGGAGACTGAGCTACTTCAGGCAGCAGAGGAGAAGTTCACCATTGAACCTTTCAAAGCCAAGTCCCTGAAGGATGTGGAAGACCTGGGAAAGCTTGTGCAGACTCAGAG GACAAGAAGTTCCTCGGAAGACACAGCTGGGGAACTCCCTGCTGTTCGGGACCTAAAGAAACTGGAGTTTGC agagagggtttcaccatgttgcccagactggtctcgaactcctggagtcaagcaatcctcccacctcagcctcccaaagtgctag
- the CIITA gene encoding MHC class II transactivator isoform X26: MRCLAPHPAGSYLSEPQGSSQCATMELGPLEGSYLELLNSDADPLCLYHIYDQMDLAGEEEIELYSEPDTDTINCDQFSRLLCDMEGDEETREAYANIAELDQYVFQDSQLEGLSKDIFKHIGPDEVIGDSMEMPAEVGQKSQKRPFPEELPADLKHWKPAEPPAVVTGSFLVGPVSNSSTLPCLPLPTLFNQEPASGRMRLEETNQMPMPSSSSSLSCLNLPEGPIQFVPTVSTVPQGLWQISGTGTGVSSIFIYHGEVPQASQVPPPSGLTVHGLPTSPDRPGSTSPFAPSATDLPSMPEPALISRANVTEHKTSPTQCQAAGEVSNKLPKWPESVEQFYRSLQDTYRAEPTGPDGILMEVDLVQARLERSSSKSLERELATPDWAERQLAQGGLAEGLLAAKEHRRPRETQVIAMLGKAGQGKSYWAGAVSRAWACGRLPQYDFVFSVPCHCLNRPGDVYRLQDLLFSLGPRPLVAADEVFSHIVKRPDRILLILDAFEELEAQDGFLHSTCGPALAEPCSLRGLLAGLFQKKLLRGCTLLLTARPRGRLVQSLSKADALFELSGFSMEQAQAYVMRYFECSGMTEHQDRALALLRDRPFLLSHSHSPTLCQAVCQLSEALLELGEDAELPSTLTGLYVGLLGRAALNGPPGALAELAKLAWELGRRHQSTLQENQFPSADVRTWAMAKGLVQHPPGATESELAFPSFLLQCFLGALWLALSGEIKDKELPQYLALTPRKKRPYDNWLEGVPRFLTGLIFQPRARCLGALVGPSATAFADRKQKVLARYLKRLQPGTLRARQLLELLHCAHEAEEAGIWQHVVQELPARLSFLGTRLTPPDAHVLGKALEAAGQDFALDLRNTGIDPSGLGSLVGLSCVTHFRAALSDTVALWESLRQHGETELLQAAEEKFTIEPFKAKSLKDVEDLGKLVQTQRTRSSSEDTAGELPAVRDLKKLEFALGPISGPQAFPKLVRILTAFSSLQHLDLDALSENKIGDEGVSQLSATFPQLKSLETLKQGLALSPRLEYSGMIIALQP, translated from the exons GCAGCTCACAGTGTGCCACCATGGAGTTGGGGCCCCTAGAAGGCAGCTACCTGGAGCTTCTCAACAGCGATGCTGACCCCCTGTGCCTCTACCACATCTATGACCAGATGGACCTGGCTGGAGAAGAAGAGATTGAGCTCTACTCAG AACCCGACACGGACACCATCAACTGTGACCAGTTCAGCAGGCTGTTGTGTGACATGGAAGGCGATGAAGAGACCAGGGAGGCTTATGCCAATATCG CGGAACTGGACCAGTATGTGTTCCAGGACTCCCAGCTGGAGGGCCTGAGCAAAGACATTTTCA AGCACATAGGACCAGATGAAGTGATCGGTGACAGTATGGAGATGCCAGCAGAAGTTGGGCAGAAAAGTCAGAAAAGAC CCTTCCCAGAGGAGCTTCCGGCAGACCTGAAGCACTGGAAGCCAG CTGAGCCCCCCGCTGTGGTGACTGGCAGTTTCTTGGTGGGACCAGTGAGCAACtcctccaccctgccctgcctgccaCTGCCTACTCTGTTCAACCAGGAGCCAGCCTCCGGCCGGATGCGCCTAGAGGAAACCAATCAGATGCCCA TGCCTTCCTCCAGTTCCTCGTTGAGCTGCCTGAATCTCCCTGAGGGACCCATCCAGTTTGTCCCCACCGTCTCCACTGTGCCCCAGGGGCTCTGGCAAATCTCTGGGACTGGAACAGGGGTCTCCAGTATATTCATCTACCACG GTGAGGTGCCCCAGGCCAGCCAAGTACCCCCTCCCAGTGGACTCACTGTCCATGGCCTCCCGACATCTCCAGACCGACCAGGCTCCACCAGCCCCTTCGCTCCATCAGCCACTGACCTGCCCAGCATGCCTGAACCTGCCCTGATCTCCCGAGCAAACGTGACAG AGCACAAGACGTCCCCCACCCAATGCCAGGCAGCTGGAGAGGTCTCCAACAAGCTTCCAAAATGGCCTG AGTCGGTGGAGCAGTTCTACCGCTCACTGCAGGACACGTATCGGGCCGAGCCCACAGGCCCCGATGGCATCCTGATGGAGGTGGATCTGGTGCaggccaggctggagagaagcagcagcaagagCCTGGAGCGGGAACTGGCCACCCCAGACTGGGCAGAACGGCAGCTGGCCCAAGGAGGCCTGGCTGAGGGTCTGCTGGCTGCCAAGGAGCACCGGAGGCCACGTGAGACACAAGTGATTGCTATGCTGGGCAAAGCTGGTCAGGGCAAGAGCTATTGGGCTGGGGCAGTGAGCCGGGCCTGGGCTTGTGGCCGGCTTCCCCAATACGACTTTGTCTTCTCTGTCCCCTGCCACTGCTTGAACCGCCCGGGGGATGTCTACCGCCTGCAGGACCTGCTCTTCTCCCTGGGCCCACGGCCACTCGTGGCAGCCGATGAAGTTTTCAGCCACATCGTAAAGAGACCTGACCGCATTCTGCTCATCCTAGACGCCTTTGAGGAGCTGGAAGCGCAAGACGGCTTCCTGCACAGCACATGCGGCCCGGCACTGGCCGAGCCCTGCTCCCTCCGGGGACTGCTAGCTGGCCTTTTCCAGAAGAAGCTGCTCCGAGGTTGCACCCTCCTCCTCACAGCCCGGCCCCGGGGTCGCCTGGTCCAGAGCCTGAGCAAGGCCGACGCCCTGTTTGAGCTGTCTGGGTTCTCCATGGAGCAGGCCCAGGCCTATGTGATGCGCTACTTTGAGTGCTCAGGGATGACCGAGCACCAAGACAGAGCCCTGGCGCTCCTCCGGGACCGGCCATTTCTTCTCAGTCACAGCCATAGCCCCactttgtgccaggcagtgtgcCAGCTCTCAGAGGCCCTACTGGAGCTTGGGGAGGACGCCGAGCTGCCCTCCACACTCACGGGACTCTATGTCGGCCTGCTGGGCCGTGCAGCCCTCAATGGCCCCCCGGGGGCCCTGGCAGAGCTGGCCAAGTTGGCCTGGGAGCTGGGCCGCAGACACCAAAGTACCCTACAGGAGAACCAGTTCCCATCTGCAGACGTGAGGACCTGGGCGATGGCCAAAGGCTTAGTGCAACACCCCCCAGGGGCCACAGAGTCCGAGCTGGCCTTCCCCAGCTTCCTCCTGCAATGCTTCCTGGGGGCCCTGTGGCTGGCTCTGAGTGGTGAAATCAAGGACAAGGAGCTCCCGCAGTATCTAGCATTGACCCCAAGGAAGAAGAGGCCCTATGACAACTGGCTGGAGGGCGTGCCACGCTTTCTGACTGGGCTGATCTTCCAGCCTCGCGCCCGCTGCCTGGGAGCCCTAGTCGGGCCATCGGCGACTGCCTTCGCGGACAGGAAGCAGAAGGTGCTAGCAAGGTACTTGAAGCGGCTGCAGCCGGGCACACTGCGGGCGCGGCAGCTGCTGGAGCTGCTGCACTGTGCCCACGAGGCTGAGGAGGCTGGAATTTGGCAGCACGTGGTGCAGGAGCTCCCTGCCCGCCTCTCTTTTCTGGGCACCCGTCTTACACCTCCCGATGCACATGTATTGGGCAAGGCCTTGGAGGCTGCAGGCCAAGACTTCGCCCTGGACCTCCGCAACACTGGCATTGACCCCTCTGGATTGGGGAGCCTCGTGGGACTCAGCTGTGTCACCCATTTCAG GGCTGCCTTGAGCGACACGGTGGCGCTGTGGGAGTCCCTGCGGCAGCATGGGGAGACTGAGCTACTTCAGGCAGCAGAGGAGAAGTTCACCATTGAACCTTTCAAAGCCAAGTCCCTGAAGGATGTGGAAGACCTGGGAAAGCTTGTGCAGACTCAGAG GACAAGAAGTTCCTCGGAAGACACAGCTGGGGAACTCCCTGCTGTTCGGGACCTAAAGAAACTGGAGTTTGC GCTGGGCCCCATCTCAGGCCCCCAGGCTTTCCCCAAACTGGTGCGGATCCTCACGGCCTTTTCCTCCCTGCAGCATCTGGA CCTGGATGCGCTGAGTGAGAACAAGATCGGGGACGAGGGTGTCTCGCAGCTCTCAGCCACCTTCCCCCAGCTGAAGTCCCTGGAAACTCTCAA acaagggctcgctctgtcacccaggctggaatatagtggtatgatcatagctctacagccttga
- the CIITA gene encoding MHC class II transactivator isoform X14, with the protein MNNFQAILTQVRILLSSHQPSQVQALLDSLLKEELLSREYHCTLLHEPDSEALARKISLTLLEKGDLDLALLGWAQSGLQSPAAERGPGHSDHDGSSQCATMELGPLEGSYLELLNSDADPLCLYHIYDQMDLAGEEEIELYSEPDTDTINCDQFSRLLCDMEGDEETREAYANIAELDQYVFQDSQLEGLSKDIFIEHIGPDEVIGDSMEMPAEVGQKSQKRPFPEELPADLKHWKPAEPPAVVTGSFLVGPVSNSSTLPCLPLPTLFNQEPASGRMRLEETNQMPMPSSSSSLSCLNLPEGPIQFVPTVSTVPQGLWQISGTGTGVSSIFIYHGEVPQASQVPPPSGLTVHGLPTSPDRPGSTSPFAPSATDLPSMPEPALISRANVTEHKTSPTQCQAAGEVSNKLPKWPESVEQFYRSLQDTYRAEPTGPDGILMEVDLVQARLERSSSKSLERELATPDWAERQLAQGGLAEGLLAAKEHRRPRETQVIAMLGKAGQGKSYWAGAVSRAWACGRLPQYDFVFSVPCHCLNRPGDVYRLQDLLFSLGPRPLVAADEVFSHIVKRPDRILLILDAFEELEAQDGFLHSTCGPALAEPCSLRGLLAGLFQKKLLRGCTLLLTARPRGRLVQSLSKADALFELSGFSMEQAQAYVMRYFECSGMTEHQDRALALLRDRPFLLSHSHSPTLCQAVCQLSEALLELGEDAELPSTLTGLYVGLLGRAALNGPPGALAELAKLAWELGRRHQSTLQENQFPSADVRTWAMAKGLVQHPPGATESELAFPSFLLQCFLGALWLALSGEIKDKELPQYLALTPRKKRPYDNWLEGVPRFLTGLIFQPRARCLGALVGPSATAFADRKQKVLARYLKRLQPGTLRARQLLELLHCAHEAEEAGIWQHVVQELPARLSFLGTRLTPPDAHVLGKALEAAGQDFALDLRNTGIDPSGLGSLVGLSCVTHFRAALSDTVALWESLRQHGETELLQAAEEKFTIEPFKAKSLKDVEDLGKLVQTQRTRSSSEDTAGELPAVRDLKKLEFALGPISGPQAFPKLVRILTAFSSLQHLDLDALSENKIGDEGVSQLSATFPQLKSLETLKQGLALSPRLEYSGMIIALQP; encoded by the exons GCAGCTCACAGTGTGCCACCATGGAGTTGGGGCCCCTAGAAGGCAGCTACCTGGAGCTTCTCAACAGCGATGCTGACCCCCTGTGCCTCTACCACATCTATGACCAGATGGACCTGGCTGGAGAAGAAGAGATTGAGCTCTACTCAG AACCCGACACGGACACCATCAACTGTGACCAGTTCAGCAGGCTGTTGTGTGACATGGAAGGCGATGAAGAGACCAGGGAGGCTTATGCCAATATCG CGGAACTGGACCAGTATGTGTTCCAGGACTCCCAGCTGGAGGGCCTGAGCAAAGACATTTTCA TAGAGCACATAGGACCAGATGAAGTGATCGGTGACAGTATGGAGATGCCAGCAGAAGTTGGGCAGAAAAGTCAGAAAAGAC CCTTCCCAGAGGAGCTTCCGGCAGACCTGAAGCACTGGAAGCCAG CTGAGCCCCCCGCTGTGGTGACTGGCAGTTTCTTGGTGGGACCAGTGAGCAACtcctccaccctgccctgcctgccaCTGCCTACTCTGTTCAACCAGGAGCCAGCCTCCGGCCGGATGCGCCTAGAGGAAACCAATCAGATGCCCA TGCCTTCCTCCAGTTCCTCGTTGAGCTGCCTGAATCTCCCTGAGGGACCCATCCAGTTTGTCCCCACCGTCTCCACTGTGCCCCAGGGGCTCTGGCAAATCTCTGGGACTGGAACAGGGGTCTCCAGTATATTCATCTACCACG GTGAGGTGCCCCAGGCCAGCCAAGTACCCCCTCCCAGTGGACTCACTGTCCATGGCCTCCCGACATCTCCAGACCGACCAGGCTCCACCAGCCCCTTCGCTCCATCAGCCACTGACCTGCCCAGCATGCCTGAACCTGCCCTGATCTCCCGAGCAAACGTGACAG AGCACAAGACGTCCCCCACCCAATGCCAGGCAGCTGGAGAGGTCTCCAACAAGCTTCCAAAATGGCCTG AGTCGGTGGAGCAGTTCTACCGCTCACTGCAGGACACGTATCGGGCCGAGCCCACAGGCCCCGATGGCATCCTGATGGAGGTGGATCTGGTGCaggccaggctggagagaagcagcagcaagagCCTGGAGCGGGAACTGGCCACCCCAGACTGGGCAGAACGGCAGCTGGCCCAAGGAGGCCTGGCTGAGGGTCTGCTGGCTGCCAAGGAGCACCGGAGGCCACGTGAGACACAAGTGATTGCTATGCTGGGCAAAGCTGGTCAGGGCAAGAGCTATTGGGCTGGGGCAGTGAGCCGGGCCTGGGCTTGTGGCCGGCTTCCCCAATACGACTTTGTCTTCTCTGTCCCCTGCCACTGCTTGAACCGCCCGGGGGATGTCTACCGCCTGCAGGACCTGCTCTTCTCCCTGGGCCCACGGCCACTCGTGGCAGCCGATGAAGTTTTCAGCCACATCGTAAAGAGACCTGACCGCATTCTGCTCATCCTAGACGCCTTTGAGGAGCTGGAAGCGCAAGACGGCTTCCTGCACAGCACATGCGGCCCGGCACTGGCCGAGCCCTGCTCCCTCCGGGGACTGCTAGCTGGCCTTTTCCAGAAGAAGCTGCTCCGAGGTTGCACCCTCCTCCTCACAGCCCGGCCCCGGGGTCGCCTGGTCCAGAGCCTGAGCAAGGCCGACGCCCTGTTTGAGCTGTCTGGGTTCTCCATGGAGCAGGCCCAGGCCTATGTGATGCGCTACTTTGAGTGCTCAGGGATGACCGAGCACCAAGACAGAGCCCTGGCGCTCCTCCGGGACCGGCCATTTCTTCTCAGTCACAGCCATAGCCCCactttgtgccaggcagtgtgcCAGCTCTCAGAGGCCCTACTGGAGCTTGGGGAGGACGCCGAGCTGCCCTCCACACTCACGGGACTCTATGTCGGCCTGCTGGGCCGTGCAGCCCTCAATGGCCCCCCGGGGGCCCTGGCAGAGCTGGCCAAGTTGGCCTGGGAGCTGGGCCGCAGACACCAAAGTACCCTACAGGAGAACCAGTTCCCATCTGCAGACGTGAGGACCTGGGCGATGGCCAAAGGCTTAGTGCAACACCCCCCAGGGGCCACAGAGTCCGAGCTGGCCTTCCCCAGCTTCCTCCTGCAATGCTTCCTGGGGGCCCTGTGGCTGGCTCTGAGTGGTGAAATCAAGGACAAGGAGCTCCCGCAGTATCTAGCATTGACCCCAAGGAAGAAGAGGCCCTATGACAACTGGCTGGAGGGCGTGCCACGCTTTCTGACTGGGCTGATCTTCCAGCCTCGCGCCCGCTGCCTGGGAGCCCTAGTCGGGCCATCGGCGACTGCCTTCGCGGACAGGAAGCAGAAGGTGCTAGCAAGGTACTTGAAGCGGCTGCAGCCGGGCACACTGCGGGCGCGGCAGCTGCTGGAGCTGCTGCACTGTGCCCACGAGGCTGAGGAGGCTGGAATTTGGCAGCACGTGGTGCAGGAGCTCCCTGCCCGCCTCTCTTTTCTGGGCACCCGTCTTACACCTCCCGATGCACATGTATTGGGCAAGGCCTTGGAGGCTGCAGGCCAAGACTTCGCCCTGGACCTCCGCAACACTGGCATTGACCCCTCTGGATTGGGGAGCCTCGTGGGACTCAGCTGTGTCACCCATTTCAG GGCTGCCTTGAGCGACACGGTGGCGCTGTGGGAGTCCCTGCGGCAGCATGGGGAGACTGAGCTACTTCAGGCAGCAGAGGAGAAGTTCACCATTGAACCTTTCAAAGCCAAGTCCCTGAAGGATGTGGAAGACCTGGGAAAGCTTGTGCAGACTCAGAG GACAAGAAGTTCCTCGGAAGACACAGCTGGGGAACTCCCTGCTGTTCGGGACCTAAAGAAACTGGAGTTTGC GCTGGGCCCCATCTCAGGCCCCCAGGCTTTCCCCAAACTGGTGCGGATCCTCACGGCCTTTTCCTCCCTGCAGCATCTGGA CCTGGATGCGCTGAGTGAGAACAAGATCGGGGACGAGGGTGTCTCGCAGCTCTCAGCCACCTTCCCCCAGCTGAAGTCCCTGGAAACTCTCAA acaagggctcgctctgtcacccaggctggaatatagtggtatgatcatagctctacagccttga